The Syngnathus typhle isolate RoL2023-S1 ecotype Sweden linkage group LG16, RoL_Styp_1.0, whole genome shotgun sequence genome includes a region encoding these proteins:
- the LOC133169161 gene encoding WD repeat-containing protein 43-like isoform X1, giving the protein MADGKGSSSLPLPCVFSPKSHQYLAVCAQDGRLRIWNTDSQTLHQEYVPSAHLSATPTCIHWGPCRTAKEGPQRKRRKSEGVQLEQRADLLAMGTVAGSVLIYSTAKGALHCTLDGGHSGGVNCVHWHPEDTLLYSGSDDTNIAEWDLQTGKTRSKWKADGAAVTSLCVSPDGKLLLSAGRIIKMWALDTKELYRKFTGHSTAVTTLRFATAQPSDGGGLYFVSGAAHDRLLSVWQVREDGKDKNSVASFVLTDEPKHVDLVASKSKEQQAVRLAAVCKDGQLHLFEHFLNGPCKKPQSPLCTLQMSDTKDTPTPIPLLAAALADESRSAMLAYGNYLQPVTERVDLNTADRHVCLTRNVQTTLSLSITSAVSKVKTPIVNAKSKVLIPGLPGHQAPVKATAKRKEGTDNKEKSIAERLGEIDLQSAASAQKGAPCLQTDNFAVLLVQGLESNDSTILNKVFQTRKDTVIKKTVARLPLPSVLPLVEEITKRLQGHPFTASLMVRWLKAVLMQHTSYLSSLPDLVSQLGVLYHMIESRVKMFHKLTKLKGKLYLLVTQVETKTESNKAFDVDHTAKLVYEEESSDEDEASRSEEGLVDEDSDNWEEDEAMEDDKKEQSDHEEDDSDGRTDSKANGEEKMEHDNESEEE; this is encoded by the exons ATGGCGGACGGTAAAGGCAGCTCTTCGCTGCCGCTACCTTGCGTCTTTTCGCCAAAATCCCACCAATACCTGGCGGTGTGCGCCCAGGATGGGAGGCTTCGAATTTGGAACACAGACAGTCAAACTCTCCACCAGGAGTACGTGCCTTCAGCTCATTTGAGCGCCACTCCGACATGCATACATTGGGGACCATGCCGGACTGCCAAG GAGGGTCCtcagagaaagaggaggaaatCGGAAGGGGTGCAGCTGGAGCAAAGGGCAGACCTGTTGGCAATGGGCACGGTGGCGGGCAGCGTCCTTATTTACAGTACAGCCAAGGGAGCTCTTCACTGCACCCTG GACGGAGGCCACAGCGGGGGAGTGAATTGCGTTCATTGGCACCCCGAAGACACTTTATTATACAGCGGCTCCGATGACACAAACATTGCGGAATGGGACCTGCAGACGGGCAAGACGCGGAG CAAGTGGAAGGCAGACGGAGCCGCGGTAACCAGTTTGTGCGTGAGCCCGGACGGTAAACTGCTCCTTTCGGCCGGACGGATCATCAAGATGTGGGCCTTGGACACCAAGGAGCTTTATAGG AAATTCACGGGCCACTCCACGGCGGTGACGACGCTCCGCTTTGCCACGGCGCAGCCCAGTGACGGCGGCGGTCTCTATTTTGTGTCTGGCGCGGCTCACGATCGACTGCTTAGCGtgtg GCAAGTACGAGAAGACGGCAAGGACAAGAACTCGGTGGCGTCGTTCGTACTGACGGACGAGCCGAAGCACGTTGACCTGGTCGCGTCCAAAAGCAAGGAACAG CAGGCGGTGAGGCTGGCGGCGGTGTGCAAAGATGGACAGCTGCATCTCTTTGAGCACTTTCTAAACGG GCCCTGCAAGAAGCCCCAGTCGCCTTTGTGCACGCTGCAGATGTCGGACACAAAGGATACGCCGACGCCGATCCCCCTCCTCGCCGCCGCCTTGGCCGACGAGTCCCGAAGTGCCATGCTGGCTTACGGCAACTATCTGCAGCCTGTCACGGAGAGAGTG gactTAAACACAGCTGATAGGCACGTTTGCTTGACGCGGAATGTTCAGACCACATTGTCCCTTTCCATCACATCTGCCGTTTCCAAG GTGAAAACCCCAATTGTCAACGCCAAGAGCAAAGTGCTCATTCCCGGTCTTCCCGGCCATCAAGCCCCAGTGAAGGCGACGGCGAAAAGAAAAGAAGGCACGGACAACAAAGAG AAGTCAATAGCAGAGCGTCTCGGGGAAATTGATCTGCAGTCTGCGGCCTCCGCCCAGAAGGGGGCGCCCTGCTTGCAGACGGACAATTTTGCCGTGCTCCTGGTGCAGGGCCTCGAGAGCAATGACAGCACCATCCTAAAT AAAGTTTTTCAAACGCGCAAAGACACGGTCATCAAGAAAACGGTGGCTCGGCTACCCCTTCCCTCCGTTTTACCGTTGGTGGAGGAG ATTACAAAGAGGCTCCAAGGGCACCCTTTCAC GGCATCTCTGATGGTCCGGTGGCTCAAAGCGGTACTAATGCAGCACACGTCATACCTGTCTTCG CTGCCCGACCTGGTTTCCCAGCTGGGAGTGCTCTACCACATGATTGAGAGCCGAGTGAAGATGTTCCACAAACTGACCAAGTTAAAAGGAAAGCTGTACCTCCTGGTGACGCAG GTGGAGACAAAGACAGAGAGCAACAAGGCGTTTGACGTTGACCACACAGCCAAGCTGGTCTATGAAGAGG AATCTTCGGATGAAGATGAGGCCTCTAGGTCTGAAGAAGGCCTTGTGGATGAAGACTCAGAT AATTGGGAGGAGGACGAGGCCATGGAAGATGACAAAAAAGAGCAAAGTGATCACGAGGAAGACGATTCCGACGGCAGGACGGATTCCAAAGCGAACGGGGAGGAAAAGATGGAGCACGATAATGAGAGTGAAGAAGAATGA
- the LOC133169161 gene encoding WD repeat-containing protein 43-like isoform X2 has product MADGKGSSSLPLPCVFSPKSHQYLAVCAQDGRLRIWNTDSQTLHQEYVPSAHLSATPTCIHWGPCRTAKEGPQRKRRKSEGVQLEQRADLLAMGTVAGSVLIYSTAKGALHCTLDGGHSGGVNCVHWHPEDTLLYSGSDDTNIAEWDLQTGKTRSKWKADGAAVTSLCVSPDGKLLLSAGRIIKMWALDTKELYRKFTGHSTAVTTLRFATAQPSDGGGLYFVSGAAHDRLLSVWQVREDGKDKNSVASFVLTDEPKHVDLVASKSKEQAVRLAAVCKDGQLHLFEHFLNGPCKKPQSPLCTLQMSDTKDTPTPIPLLAAALADESRSAMLAYGNYLQPVTERVDLNTADRHVCLTRNVQTTLSLSITSAVSKVKTPIVNAKSKVLIPGLPGHQAPVKATAKRKEGTDNKEKSIAERLGEIDLQSAASAQKGAPCLQTDNFAVLLVQGLESNDSTILNKVFQTRKDTVIKKTVARLPLPSVLPLVEEITKRLQGHPFTASLMVRWLKAVLMQHTSYLSSLPDLVSQLGVLYHMIESRVKMFHKLTKLKGKLYLLVTQVETKTESNKAFDVDHTAKLVYEEESSDEDEASRSEEGLVDEDSDNWEEDEAMEDDKKEQSDHEEDDSDGRTDSKANGEEKMEHDNESEEE; this is encoded by the exons ATGGCGGACGGTAAAGGCAGCTCTTCGCTGCCGCTACCTTGCGTCTTTTCGCCAAAATCCCACCAATACCTGGCGGTGTGCGCCCAGGATGGGAGGCTTCGAATTTGGAACACAGACAGTCAAACTCTCCACCAGGAGTACGTGCCTTCAGCTCATTTGAGCGCCACTCCGACATGCATACATTGGGGACCATGCCGGACTGCCAAG GAGGGTCCtcagagaaagaggaggaaatCGGAAGGGGTGCAGCTGGAGCAAAGGGCAGACCTGTTGGCAATGGGCACGGTGGCGGGCAGCGTCCTTATTTACAGTACAGCCAAGGGAGCTCTTCACTGCACCCTG GACGGAGGCCACAGCGGGGGAGTGAATTGCGTTCATTGGCACCCCGAAGACACTTTATTATACAGCGGCTCCGATGACACAAACATTGCGGAATGGGACCTGCAGACGGGCAAGACGCGGAG CAAGTGGAAGGCAGACGGAGCCGCGGTAACCAGTTTGTGCGTGAGCCCGGACGGTAAACTGCTCCTTTCGGCCGGACGGATCATCAAGATGTGGGCCTTGGACACCAAGGAGCTTTATAGG AAATTCACGGGCCACTCCACGGCGGTGACGACGCTCCGCTTTGCCACGGCGCAGCCCAGTGACGGCGGCGGTCTCTATTTTGTGTCTGGCGCGGCTCACGATCGACTGCTTAGCGtgtg GCAAGTACGAGAAGACGGCAAGGACAAGAACTCGGTGGCGTCGTTCGTACTGACGGACGAGCCGAAGCACGTTGACCTGGTCGCGTCCAAAAGCAAGGAACAG GCGGTGAGGCTGGCGGCGGTGTGCAAAGATGGACAGCTGCATCTCTTTGAGCACTTTCTAAACGG GCCCTGCAAGAAGCCCCAGTCGCCTTTGTGCACGCTGCAGATGTCGGACACAAAGGATACGCCGACGCCGATCCCCCTCCTCGCCGCCGCCTTGGCCGACGAGTCCCGAAGTGCCATGCTGGCTTACGGCAACTATCTGCAGCCTGTCACGGAGAGAGTG gactTAAACACAGCTGATAGGCACGTTTGCTTGACGCGGAATGTTCAGACCACATTGTCCCTTTCCATCACATCTGCCGTTTCCAAG GTGAAAACCCCAATTGTCAACGCCAAGAGCAAAGTGCTCATTCCCGGTCTTCCCGGCCATCAAGCCCCAGTGAAGGCGACGGCGAAAAGAAAAGAAGGCACGGACAACAAAGAG AAGTCAATAGCAGAGCGTCTCGGGGAAATTGATCTGCAGTCTGCGGCCTCCGCCCAGAAGGGGGCGCCCTGCTTGCAGACGGACAATTTTGCCGTGCTCCTGGTGCAGGGCCTCGAGAGCAATGACAGCACCATCCTAAAT AAAGTTTTTCAAACGCGCAAAGACACGGTCATCAAGAAAACGGTGGCTCGGCTACCCCTTCCCTCCGTTTTACCGTTGGTGGAGGAG ATTACAAAGAGGCTCCAAGGGCACCCTTTCAC GGCATCTCTGATGGTCCGGTGGCTCAAAGCGGTACTAATGCAGCACACGTCATACCTGTCTTCG CTGCCCGACCTGGTTTCCCAGCTGGGAGTGCTCTACCACATGATTGAGAGCCGAGTGAAGATGTTCCACAAACTGACCAAGTTAAAAGGAAAGCTGTACCTCCTGGTGACGCAG GTGGAGACAAAGACAGAGAGCAACAAGGCGTTTGACGTTGACCACACAGCCAAGCTGGTCTATGAAGAGG AATCTTCGGATGAAGATGAGGCCTCTAGGTCTGAAGAAGGCCTTGTGGATGAAGACTCAGAT AATTGGGAGGAGGACGAGGCCATGGAAGATGACAAAAAAGAGCAAAGTGATCACGAGGAAGACGATTCCGACGGCAGGACGGATTCCAAAGCGAACGGGGAGGAAAAGATGGAGCACGATAATGAGAGTGAAGAAGAATGA